A region from the Paenarthrobacter aurescens genome encodes:
- a CDS encoding NUDIX hydrolase, with the protein MPSAIGAHVAPAQQHPVQASLPTVEEVSAGGVVVDTSDGELRVAIIARLNRGGRLEWCLPKGHPEGRENNEEAAVREIAEETGIEGSILAPLGSIDYWFTVSGHRVHKTVHHFLLRATGGELTIENDPDQEAVDAAWVPIQELARKLSFPNERRIADLAREVLPEHL; encoded by the coding sequence TTGCCGTCGGCAATCGGTGCTCACGTCGCGCCTGCCCAGCAGCACCCGGTGCAGGCCTCGCTTCCCACTGTGGAGGAAGTTTCAGCCGGTGGCGTTGTAGTAGACACGTCCGACGGCGAACTCCGGGTTGCGATCATCGCCCGCCTTAATAGGGGTGGCCGGCTTGAATGGTGCCTCCCGAAGGGACATCCGGAAGGCCGGGAGAACAATGAGGAAGCCGCTGTCCGCGAGATTGCCGAGGAAACCGGGATCGAAGGCAGCATCCTGGCCCCCTTGGGCAGCATCGACTACTGGTTCACCGTGAGTGGCCACCGCGTCCACAAAACCGTGCACCATTTCCTGCTCCGGGCAACGGGTGGCGAGCTCACAATCGAGAATGATCCGGACCAGGAAGCCGTGGACGCCGCATGGGTCCCCATCCAGGAACTGGCCCGGAAATTGTCCTTCCCGAATGAACGCCGCATTGCCGATTTGGCGCGGGAAGTGTTGCCCGAACATCTCTGA
- the murJ gene encoding murein biosynthesis integral membrane protein MurJ, with translation MSEAKTTQSVQSGEARSSAIMAAGTLVSRFLGFAKTWMLGAALGLGSTINDTFINANNLPNLIFLLVAGGVFNAVLVPQIIKASKAPDRGADYISRLLTLAVLVLLALTALVTLAAPLVIDLTTQGYSEQQKALAVTFAFWCLPQIFFYGLYALLTQVLNAHGAFGPAMWAPILNNLVAIAGLGMFIWILGENVYNPHTLDNWGPTQTLLIAGFSTFGVVAQTAILLIPVFRLRLGLRPRFGWRGVGLGQAAKLSVWTLATAAVGQLAFLYVMRIATIPGAERLRLDNAGDKAAAAVLPGNAVLEVASQLYLLPHSIIALSLATVLFNRMTRASQDGNKAELRDALSHGLRTMAVATVFGALALFALAGPLGMFFSGGEPQDGVMLAQTLTILALSTPFLSANFMMSRVFYANEDARTPLYVQLWLAVIYVVGAFFIQFLPVGQIIYAIAILYTLGNILSVVISVVFLRRLLGHLDGPRIANSYIRMGYAGLGSALAGAGALWLLGSYRADGFAWSSRPAALVTVVVVGPVMLLAYLVLLRVFHVTELRDLLRPLMGRLGRGIPAPAGAPAEPTTPARATVSDDTGLIPRISGEFDAASFRAGPALAPQRSNHPSEPSAEHLPEAPKTYLPEEDAPSTARGGKFKPQVPLPGRRTYQGDAGQNPYFPTRGNHKK, from the coding sequence ATGTCTGAAGCCAAAACAACCCAGTCCGTTCAGTCCGGAGAAGCACGTTCCAGCGCCATCATGGCAGCAGGAACCCTCGTTTCCCGGTTCCTTGGCTTCGCCAAAACGTGGATGCTCGGCGCCGCCCTCGGCCTGGGCTCCACCATCAATGACACGTTCATCAACGCGAACAACCTGCCCAACCTGATCTTCCTGCTGGTTGCCGGCGGCGTGTTCAACGCGGTCCTTGTCCCGCAGATCATCAAAGCCAGCAAAGCCCCGGACCGTGGTGCGGACTACATCAGCCGCCTGCTGACACTGGCAGTCCTGGTGCTTCTGGCACTCACGGCGCTGGTGACACTCGCCGCGCCCCTGGTCATAGACCTCACCACCCAGGGCTACTCCGAGCAACAGAAAGCCCTGGCAGTCACTTTCGCCTTCTGGTGCCTGCCGCAGATCTTCTTCTACGGGCTCTATGCCCTCCTCACGCAGGTGCTGAACGCCCACGGAGCGTTCGGGCCCGCCATGTGGGCCCCCATCCTGAACAACCTGGTGGCCATCGCCGGTCTGGGCATGTTCATTTGGATCCTCGGCGAGAACGTTTACAACCCGCACACCTTGGACAATTGGGGCCCCACCCAGACGCTCCTGATCGCCGGTTTCTCCACGTTTGGTGTGGTGGCCCAAACCGCCATCCTGCTGATTCCGGTCTTCCGTTTGCGCCTCGGACTGCGCCCCCGGTTCGGTTGGCGCGGCGTTGGACTTGGCCAGGCCGCGAAGCTGAGCGTCTGGACGTTGGCCACTGCCGCCGTCGGGCAGTTGGCGTTCCTGTACGTCATGAGGATCGCCACCATTCCCGGTGCTGAACGCCTTCGCCTGGACAATGCGGGGGACAAGGCCGCCGCGGCTGTCCTTCCCGGTAACGCCGTCCTGGAAGTCGCGAGCCAGCTGTACCTGCTGCCGCACTCCATCATCGCCCTGTCACTGGCAACGGTCCTCTTCAACCGCATGACACGTGCCTCGCAGGACGGCAACAAAGCCGAGCTGCGCGACGCCCTTTCCCACGGTCTTCGCACCATGGCCGTGGCCACAGTTTTCGGCGCCCTGGCCCTGTTTGCGCTGGCCGGGCCGTTGGGCATGTTCTTCTCCGGCGGTGAGCCGCAGGACGGCGTCATGCTGGCCCAGACACTGACCATCCTTGCCCTCAGCACTCCTTTCCTGAGTGCCAACTTCATGATGTCCCGCGTGTTCTACGCCAACGAGGACGCCCGCACGCCCCTGTATGTTCAGCTGTGGCTGGCCGTCATATACGTGGTGGGCGCGTTCTTCATCCAGTTCCTCCCCGTGGGCCAGATCATCTATGCGATCGCCATTCTCTACACGCTGGGCAACATCCTTTCCGTAGTCATCAGCGTGGTGTTCCTGCGCCGCCTCCTGGGTCACCTCGACGGTCCCCGGATCGCCAACTCCTACATCCGGATGGGGTACGCGGGCCTGGGTTCTGCGCTGGCTGGCGCAGGAGCCCTGTGGCTTCTGGGCAGCTACCGTGCCGACGGTTTCGCATGGAGCAGCCGCCCTGCCGCTTTGGTGACGGTAGTCGTCGTCGGGCCGGTCATGCTGCTTGCGTACCTGGTCCTCCTGCGCGTCTTCCACGTCACCGAGTTGCGTGACCTCCTGCGGCCGCTCATGGGTCGCCTGGGTAGGGGCATCCCCGCGCCTGCCGGCGCCCCCGCGGAACCCACGACGCCGGCACGCGCCACGGTCTCGGACGATACCGGTCTGATTCCGCGCATCTCCGGAGAGTTCGATGCTGCCTCGTTCAGGGCCGGACCGGCCCTTGCACCCCAGCGCTCCAACCACCCCTCCGAGCCGTCCGCTGAGCACCTACCCGAGGCACCCAAGACGTACTTGCCTGAGGAAGATGCACCCAGCACGGCTCGTGGCGGCAAGTTCAAACCCCAGGTCCCGCTTCCGGGCCGTCGCACGTACCAGGGCGACGCCGGACAGAATCCGTACTTCCCCACACGTGGCAACCACAAGAAGTAG